CAGTACGAAAAAGGGAATTTCTGGGATAGAAAATTGGCTGGAAGATTGCGTTAATTGCAGGTTAAGGTCAAAAGAGCCACCACCTAAGAGTCGGGATATCACCCCACCAATAAAGGAGGCGATAATGGCAGTTCCCAGGGTCAATCCTGATAAATCTTGGAGTAACTCCTCAACGATAAACAATACACCTGCGATCGGGGCATTGAAAGCAGCAGCCAAACCCGCACCTGCACCGGCTGCAATCATTTGCCGTCGATGATCTGGGGAAGTGGGAACCCAACGACTCATCCCTGCTGCTAAACCTGCCCCCACTTGGACAGTAGGGCCTTGCCGTCCTAGAGTCATGCCTGAACCAATGGCGATGATAGCACTGAGTAACTTCACACCTGCTACCCGCCAGGATAAATTCACAGGTACATTGGCAAGACTAGCTTTAACTTGCGGAATACCGCTACCATAAGCCTCTGGTGCCAATCTATCCACCAACCATCCAGCTATAAATCCCAGAACAAGACCAATTACAGGTAGTACCAGCCATGCCGGAAAAAGGTGGGTAGTATGTACTCGCCATGTCCCCAGCCATCCCGATCCTACTTTCAGGAATACCGCAGATAGGGCAGCAACCAAACCGATAACACAAGCTTCGGCGATCGCTAAACCTCTTCTAGGCTGCCACCAGGTGCGAAAACGCTGATTCATACCAATTTTGGATTTTAAATCTTGGATTACAAATCTTTCCTAAAAAGCTGTTTAGTGGAATCTTAGAGGATGGTTTAAAAATCTATCTCAAGGCTCAGATCCCCGACTTCTTAAAGAAGTCGGGGATATTGTTATTCACAAATAATTTAGGATCGCTATACAAAAGCACTCTCCCCAATTACGAATTACGAATTATTTAATTGCTTCTCCCCGTGGTAGATAGTCCTTCTACTATCAGAGATGGAGTATAACAAGAACCATTCCAGTCACCATCGTTGCCCAGTGCAACCACTTGCTTCAGGGCTGTGTAAACATTACCTGCAACCATAGTATCCTTAACGCGCCCAATAACTTGACCATTTTGGACGCGGTAGCCTAAATCCACGTTGATCGAAAAATCTCCAGAAATACTGCCACCATCACCCAGCATTTGATCCACAATCAAGCCATCATCTAGTTGTTGAATCAAATCTGGTAGCGATGTCGAACCTGGCTGGATGAGAAAATTAAATAAACCAGGAGTGGGATAGCTGCCTAAACCAGGGCGAAAACCATTTCCAGTAGTGTCAGTACCCAATTGGCGGCCGGTGGTGCGATCGCCATAGAAATGCTGTAAAATCCCGTTTTGGATAAATACTAAAGATTGAGTCGGAGTACCTTCATCATCAAAAGGGCAACTGTAAGGGCCAGCTTCTGGATCTTGGTAGAGAGTGAGACTGGGGGCAACAACTGGGTTCCCTAAACGTTCTGCCCAAGGTGAAGATATTTCTAAGACTTGCTTGCCATTCAAAGCGGCTTGCACAGTACCCCAAAGCATATCAGCAGCTTTAGAAGTGAACAAAATCGGGACACGACCAGTAGGGGGTGAGACATTTTCTCTGGCCCAAATTAATCGTTGTAAAATTTGGTTAGCTAATCTCTCAGGGTGAAGTTCCCCCCGCTTGGTTTGACCATCGGCAACACTTAAAAAATCATCGCCACGTACCCATTCTGCTGATACATAGCAGTTAAGGGTAGTATCCGTGTAGTAACAATCTAAACCTTTAGTATTGACTATTCTGGTAGTTTCAATATCACATTCCCAGTCACCATTGCACACAACATCGGGATAAACATCGCGGATGAGTGCGATCGCTTCTTTGCCCCAGTCTACCAAAATCTCTATCGGTACACTTTCTCCTAAATCTGGGTAGGAGGGCTGAAAGTTAGAGCCTAATTCTACAGTTTCCGGTTCATTCAGGTGGCTTAATGCCAGAGCTTTTTCCACCATCACTTCGGCTAATACAGAACCGTAAGCCACCGTCAGCCCCGGACGACCGTTTCGCCAAAGCCGTAGTGCTGTACCTTCAGATTGGTTGGTTTCTAGCTGTTTGAGCCGGTTTGCCTCAAAAAACACTGGACGAGAAAGCGATCGCGACTGATACACCTCAGCAGCTTCTGCTCCAGATTTTATAGCTAGTTCCAGCAACTGTTCGGCTAGTGTATCTTGTGACAAATTTTCAGAACCCATGACCCTTAGTGAATTGTGGATTTTGAACCGCATATCAACGCACCTTGGAGAAAGTGCGATCGCTAAAAACCAACGATCGGGCTTTCTGCCGATGGACGCAGATAACTATCCAAAAATCATCAGCGTTTCCTTACAGTTACGATTTGGAACCGCAGATCAAAACTGATGGACGCAGTTAATTATCCCAAATCATTGTCATGTCTCAACGGATCTAGTCATTTGTCATTGGTCATTTGTCATTTGTCATTTGTCCCCATTCCCCGTTCCCTATTCCCCATGCCCATCTTCAAAGATTAACCTCTTGCAAAAGCCAAAAACCAGCAAAAGATTGTGCTTTGGGATCGGACTGTATACCAATAAAATGCACTCCGTTAGCTTTTTGCTTGGCTTCTTCAAAACCTTTAGCCTCTGCCAAGACTTGAGGTTTTTTGATATTTGCCACAATCCAGCTTTCATTAACACCCGTTTCTAAAAGCAATCTCGCCTCTTCACTGGTGTCAAATCTTAAGAAAGCCAACTCCAAACCAGACATCCAGCCAGCCAAGGGCAAGGCTCTCGGTGAGAAAATCAAAATACCAGGAATACGGGCTTCGGGTGAAACTTTCGCCAATTCTAAAGGGAAAGCTTCACCAAAACCAATTTCCCACTCTGGCATTTCAGCCAAATCCGCAGCATCTAAGGTAACAAATACCCACTGTTGCCCTTCCAAAGCATCTGGTAAACGTTGCGGCAAAGGTTTCTCCAAGCGGACTGAGGGATTAGTCCCCCCTTGATACCCCGGTTCTTGAGGATAGACTTCCTTCATACGCTCTTCTAGCCATTGGTTAAGAACCAAAGTGCGGCGACTAGGCTGGGCGGGAATGCCTACATCTTGGCAGGCTTTAGTAATCATGTTGTTCATTTGGCGGCGGAAAAAGCGGATTTTAATTGGTGCTTTTCCCGCTTGGGTAATAGCCTCCTGCAATGCTGTCCGC
The Nostoc punctiforme PCC 73102 genome window above contains:
- a CDS encoding TldD/PmbA family protein — protein: MGSENLSQDTLAEQLLELAIKSGAEAAEVYQSRSLSRPVFFEANRLKQLETNQSEGTALRLWRNGRPGLTVAYGSVLAEVMVEKALALSHLNEPETVELGSNFQPSYPDLGESVPIEILVDWGKEAIALIRDVYPDVVCNGDWECDIETTRIVNTKGLDCYYTDTTLNCYVSAEWVRGDDFLSVADGQTKRGELHPERLANQILQRLIWARENVSPPTGRVPILFTSKAADMLWGTVQAALNGKQVLEISSPWAERLGNPVVAPSLTLYQDPEAGPYSCPFDDEGTPTQSLVFIQNGILQHFYGDRTTGRQLGTDTTGNGFRPGLGSYPTPGLFNFLIQPGSTSLPDLIQQLDDGLIVDQMLGDGGSISGDFSINVDLGYRVQNGQVIGRVKDTMVAGNVYTALKQVVALGNDGDWNGSCYTPSLIVEGLSTTGRSN
- a CDS encoding Tab2/Atab2 family RNA-binding protein; this encodes MGSIWEIDFYSRPILDDNQKKIWEVLVCESPLDIGTKPDSLFRYAQYCPSTQVNSGWLRTALQEAITQAGKAPIKIRFFRRQMNNMITKACQDVGIPAQPSRRTLVLNQWLEERMKEVYPQEPGYQGGTNPSVRLEKPLPQRLPDALEGQQWVFVTLDAADLAEMPEWEIGFGEAFPLELAKVSPEARIPGILIFSPRALPLAGWMSGLELAFLRFDTSEEARLLLETGVNESWIVANIKKPQVLAEAKGFEEAKQKANGVHFIGIQSDPKAQSFAGFWLLQEVNL